The Balaenoptera acutorostrata chromosome 10, mBalAcu1.1, whole genome shotgun sequence genome has a window encoding:
- the TULP1 gene encoding tubby-related protein 1 isoform X1 has protein sequence MPLQDDTLREVWASDSGHEEEGQSPEVQQRTKQRQKLRKKKTEAPESPCPTGSKPRRPGAGRRRSPREEPSREPAEARELQTVYAKFLRDPEAKKRDPRETFLVARAPDAEDGDEEEEEDKEEKEKKEEIRLPPKKPPKEKASADIKERKAKAQGPKEDLGSPVPPLKPLRIKKKEASAGEGTKMRKMKKKGSGEADKDSSVSPTRVRKKTPAAMFLVGGDDPGEKALKKKGTPKGSEEEKEEEEEEVAAVVTKNSNQKGKAKGKGKKVGKEERAPSPPVEVDEPQEFVLRPAPQGQTVRCRLTRDKKGMDRGLYPSYFLHLDTEKKVFLLAGRKRKRSKTANYLISSDPTNLSRGGENFIGKLRSNLLGNRFTVFDNGQNPHRGGSTDVGSLRQELAAVIYETNVLGFRGPRRMTVIIPGMNSDKERVPIRPRNASDGLLVRWQNKTLESLIELHNKPPVWNDDSGSYTLNFQGRVTQASVKNFQIVHADDPDYIVLQFGRVAEDAFTLDYRYPLCALQAFAIALSSFDGKLACE, from the exons ATGCCGCTGCAGGACGACACCCTCCGAGAGGTGTGGGCCTCAGACAG CGGGCATGAGGAAGAGGGCCAGAGCCCGGAGGTCCAGCAGCGCACCAAGCAG CGACAGAAGTTGAGGAAGAAGAAGACAGAAGCCCCCGAGTCCCCCTGCCCCACGGGATCCAAGCCCCGGAGACCTGGAG CGGGACGGAGGAGGAGCCCGCGGGAGGAGCCCTCCCGGGAGCCCGCCGAGGCCAGGGAGCTGCAGACGGTCTACGCCAAGTTCCTCAGGGACCCCGAGGCCAAGAAGCGCGACCCCCGGGAGACCTTCCTGGTAGCCCGCGCCCCAGACGCGGAGGACG gggatgaggaggaggaagaggacaaggaggagaaggaaaagaaagaggaaatccGTCTGCCACCCAAGAAGCCCCCCAAAGAGAAGGCTTCTGCCGACATCAAGGAGAGGAAGGCCAAGGCCCAGGGTCCGAAGG AGGACCTGGGAAGCCCTGTCCCCCCACTGAAACCTCTGCGGATTAAGAAGAAGGAGGCATCAGCAGGGGAAGGCACCAAGATgagaaagatgaagaagaaag gGTCCGGGGAGGCCGACAAGGACAGCTCAGTGAGCCCGACCAGAGTGAGGAAGAAGACACCGGCAGCCATGTTTCTGGTTGGGGGGGATGACCCTGGGGAAAAAGCTCTGAAGAAGAAAG GCACTCCCAAAGGctcagaagaggagaaggaggaggaggaggaagaggtggcAGCTGTGGTGACCAAGAACAGCAATCAGAAGggcaaagcaaaaggaaaaggcaaaaagGTTGGA aaggaggagagggcCCCATCCCCACCCGTGGAAGTGGACGAACCCCAGGAGTTCGTGCTTCGGCCTGCCCCCCAGGGCCAGACGGTCCGCTGCCGGCTGACCCGGGACAAGAAGGGCATGGACCGGGGCCTGTATCCCTCCTATTTCCTGCACCTGGACACAGAGAAGAAG GTGTTCCTCCTGGCTGGCAGGAAACGGAAACGGAGCAAGACAGCCAATTACCTCATCTCCAGCGACCCCACCAATCTGTCCCGAGGAGGGGAGAATTTCATCGGGAAGCTGAG GTCCAACCTCCTGGGGAACCGCTTTACCGTCTTTGACAACGGGCAGAACCCGCACCGCGGAGGTAGCACGGATGTGGGGAGCCTTCGGCAGGAGCTGGCGGCTGTGATCTAT GAAACCAACGTGCTGGGCTTCCGAGGTCCCCGGCGCATGACGGTCATCATTCCCGGCATGAATTCGGACAAGGAGAGGGTCCCCATTCGGCCCCGCAAT GCCAGCGACGGGCTGCTGGTGCGCTGGCAGAACAAGACACTGGAGAGCCTCATCGAGCTACACAACAAGCCCCCCGTCTGGAATGATGACAGTGGCTCCTACACCCTCAACTTCCAAGGCCGAGTCACCCAGGCCTCGGTCAAGAACTTCCAGATTGTCCACGCCGATGACC CCGACTACATCGTGCTGCAGTTCGGCCGCGTGGCAGAGGACGCCTTCACCCTAGACTACCGGTACCCGCTGTGCGCCCTGCAGGCCTTCGCCATTGCCCTCTCCAGTTTCGACGGGAAGCTGGCCTGCGAGTGA
- the TULP1 gene encoding tubby-related protein 1 isoform X2 produces MPLQDDTLREVWASDSGHEEEGQSPEVQQRTKQRQKLRKKKTEAPESPCPTGSKPRRPGGEEWDEEEEEDKEEKEKKEEIRLPPKKPPKEKASADIKERKAKAQGPKEDLGSPVPPLKPLRIKKKEASAGEGTKMRKMKKKGSGEADKDSSVSPTRVRKKTPAAMFLVGGDDPGEKALKKKGTPKGSEEEKEEEEEEVAAVVTKNSNQKGKAKGKGKKVGKEERAPSPPVEVDEPQEFVLRPAPQGQTVRCRLTRDKKGMDRGLYPSYFLHLDTEKKVFLLAGRKRKRSKTANYLISSDPTNLSRGGENFIGKLRSNLLGNRFTVFDNGQNPHRGGSTDVGSLRQELAAVIYETNVLGFRGPRRMTVIIPGMNSDKERVPIRPRNASDGLLVRWQNKTLESLIELHNKPPVWNDDSGSYTLNFQGRVTQASVKNFQIVHADDPDYIVLQFGRVAEDAFTLDYRYPLCALQAFAIALSSFDGKLACE; encoded by the exons ATGCCGCTGCAGGACGACACCCTCCGAGAGGTGTGGGCCTCAGACAG CGGGCATGAGGAAGAGGGCCAGAGCCCGGAGGTCCAGCAGCGCACCAAGCAG CGACAGAAGTTGAGGAAGAAGAAGACAGAAGCCCCCGAGTCCCCCTGCCCCACGGGATCCAAGCCCCGGAGACCTGGAGGC GAGGAGT gggatgaggaggaggaagaggacaaggaggagaaggaaaagaaagaggaaatccGTCTGCCACCCAAGAAGCCCCCCAAAGAGAAGGCTTCTGCCGACATCAAGGAGAGGAAGGCCAAGGCCCAGGGTCCGAAGG AGGACCTGGGAAGCCCTGTCCCCCCACTGAAACCTCTGCGGATTAAGAAGAAGGAGGCATCAGCAGGGGAAGGCACCAAGATgagaaagatgaagaagaaag gGTCCGGGGAGGCCGACAAGGACAGCTCAGTGAGCCCGACCAGAGTGAGGAAGAAGACACCGGCAGCCATGTTTCTGGTTGGGGGGGATGACCCTGGGGAAAAAGCTCTGAAGAAGAAAG GCACTCCCAAAGGctcagaagaggagaaggaggaggaggaggaagaggtggcAGCTGTGGTGACCAAGAACAGCAATCAGAAGggcaaagcaaaaggaaaaggcaaaaagGTTGGA aaggaggagagggcCCCATCCCCACCCGTGGAAGTGGACGAACCCCAGGAGTTCGTGCTTCGGCCTGCCCCCCAGGGCCAGACGGTCCGCTGCCGGCTGACCCGGGACAAGAAGGGCATGGACCGGGGCCTGTATCCCTCCTATTTCCTGCACCTGGACACAGAGAAGAAG GTGTTCCTCCTGGCTGGCAGGAAACGGAAACGGAGCAAGACAGCCAATTACCTCATCTCCAGCGACCCCACCAATCTGTCCCGAGGAGGGGAGAATTTCATCGGGAAGCTGAG GTCCAACCTCCTGGGGAACCGCTTTACCGTCTTTGACAACGGGCAGAACCCGCACCGCGGAGGTAGCACGGATGTGGGGAGCCTTCGGCAGGAGCTGGCGGCTGTGATCTAT GAAACCAACGTGCTGGGCTTCCGAGGTCCCCGGCGCATGACGGTCATCATTCCCGGCATGAATTCGGACAAGGAGAGGGTCCCCATTCGGCCCCGCAAT GCCAGCGACGGGCTGCTGGTGCGCTGGCAGAACAAGACACTGGAGAGCCTCATCGAGCTACACAACAAGCCCCCCGTCTGGAATGATGACAGTGGCTCCTACACCCTCAACTTCCAAGGCCGAGTCACCCAGGCCTCGGTCAAGAACTTCCAGATTGTCCACGCCGATGACC CCGACTACATCGTGCTGCAGTTCGGCCGCGTGGCAGAGGACGCCTTCACCCTAGACTACCGGTACCCGCTGTGCGCCCTGCAGGCCTTCGCCATTGCCCTCTCCAGTTTCGACGGGAAGCTGGCCTGCGAGTGA